The following coding sequences lie in one Mesorhizobium sp. INR15 genomic window:
- the repC gene encoding plasmid replication protein RepC, translated as METGIATTPFGRRPMSLAMLAAQNDSREIPKGRVVDKWQIYRNLCEGKSIVGIGDRALAVLNALLSFYPDSELSEENDLIVFPSNAQLSLRAHGMPEPTVRRHLAALVGCGLIIRRDSPNGKRYARKGRGGEIEEAFGFSLAPLLARAYEFEAAAERVRADNRALRLMRERITLYRRDIHKLIEAALDEDVPGDWGGLWKRFRRVVEAIPRRACIAELEPIVADLAALRDDVDKLLEIHMKSTNPSGNDSQNERQQSDSNTDSIFEFEPALEESGAAAESRTRTAEAPKTYPLGMVLKACPEIADYAVDGIGNWRDLMITAAQVRGYLGVSPSAYEEACHVMGQEIAAIVIACILQRAQHINSAGGYLRVLTEKATAGQFSVGPMLMAALKANGATARMTG; from the coding sequence ATGGAGACGGGTATTGCAACGACGCCCTTTGGGCGGCGGCCGATGTCGCTTGCCATGCTGGCAGCGCAAAACGATTCACGTGAAATCCCCAAGGGCAGGGTCGTCGACAAGTGGCAGATTTACCGCAACCTCTGCGAGGGTAAGAGCATCGTTGGCATCGGCGATCGCGCTTTGGCCGTGCTGAATGCGTTGCTGTCATTCTATCCTGACAGCGAATTGAGTGAGGAAAACGACCTCATCGTCTTTCCCTCGAACGCACAGCTGTCGCTCAGGGCGCACGGAATGCCCGAGCCCACAGTCAGGCGGCATCTGGCGGCTCTTGTGGGCTGCGGGCTGATCATCCGTCGGGATAGCCCGAACGGCAAGCGCTACGCCCGCAAGGGCAGAGGAGGGGAGATCGAGGAAGCATTCGGCTTCTCCCTGGCGCCGCTGCTGGCCCGTGCTTACGAGTTCGAGGCGGCGGCCGAGCGTGTTCGTGCCGACAACCGGGCGCTCAGGCTAATGCGCGAGCGGATCACCTTGTACCGCCGTGACATCCACAAGCTGATAGAGGCGGCCCTTGACGAAGATGTCCCAGGCGACTGGGGAGGCCTGTGGAAGCGGTTCCGCCGCGTTGTGGAGGCAATTCCGCGCCGAGCTTGCATTGCCGAGCTAGAGCCTATCGTTGCCGACCTGGCCGCCTTGCGTGATGATGTGGATAAGCTGCTGGAAATCCATATGAAATCCACGAATCCGAGCGGCAATGACTCTCAAAACGAGCGGCAGCAATCTGATTCAAATACAGACTCTATTTTTGAATTTGAACCTGCTTTAGAAGAAAGCGGGGCGGCGGCCGAGTCCAGGACGAGAACCGCAGAGGCGCCGAAAACATACCCGCTGGGGATGGTGCTGAAGGCCTGCCCCGAAATTGCGGATTATGCCGTCGACGGGATCGGCAATTGGCGCGATCTCATGATTACCGCCGCCCAAGTGAGGGGATATCTGGGCGTTTCGCCGTCAGCGTATGAGGAGGCTTGCCATGTGATGGGCCAAGAAATCGCGGCGATCGTGATTGCCTGTATTCTGCAAAGGGCGCAGCACATCAACTCGGCCGGCGGCTATTTGCGGGTATTGACCGAAAAGGCGACGGCAGGGCAGTTCTCCGTCGGGCCGATGCTGATGGCGGCGCTCAAGGCGAACGGCGCGACGGCGAGGATGACGGGATGA
- the repB gene encoding plasmid partitioning protein RepB produces the protein MARKNLLSGLVEAEAGERESSAAASAYPIRGASKSMIRSVNELAKQADAYLEGEHVVELDPSAVDGSFVSDRMGDDQEQYQELLEAIRERGQDSPILVRPHPGSDGRYMIVFGHRRVRVARELGRKVRAVVKEIDDRTHVIAQGQENSARANLSFIEKAMFAKRLEDLGYDRDVISSALASNAAAVSKMVSVVTRLPASVIGKIGSAPSVGRERWVELSLLAGKKFDMVNAILSEPEFGELESNERFERLLGALNAKGKPVRKLAVKSQAQSWVPEDKSVSVSVKKAGKAITIAVKEMDGSRFGTWISDNLGNLYEAFRKSEKTSTGD, from the coding sequence ATGGCACGTAAGAATCTTCTTTCAGGCCTCGTAGAAGCGGAAGCCGGCGAGCGGGAGTCATCTGCCGCAGCTTCGGCATATCCGATCCGTGGAGCGTCAAAATCCATGATCCGCTCGGTCAACGAGTTGGCAAAGCAAGCGGATGCGTATCTTGAGGGCGAGCATGTCGTGGAACTCGACCCCAGCGCAGTCGACGGCTCGTTCGTTTCCGACCGCATGGGCGACGACCAGGAGCAGTACCAAGAGCTGCTGGAAGCGATTCGGGAAAGGGGGCAGGATTCTCCCATACTTGTCCGTCCGCATCCGGGCTCCGACGGCCGCTACATGATTGTCTTCGGCCATCGCAGAGTCCGGGTCGCTCGTGAGCTTGGACGGAAGGTGAGGGCGGTCGTCAAGGAGATCGACGACAGGACCCATGTGATTGCCCAGGGTCAGGAGAATTCCGCTCGTGCAAATCTTAGCTTCATCGAGAAGGCGATGTTCGCAAAGCGTCTTGAGGATTTGGGGTACGACAGAGATGTGATCTCGTCAGCATTGGCCTCGAACGCCGCTGCGGTATCAAAGATGGTATCAGTCGTCACAAGACTTCCGGCGTCTGTGATCGGCAAGATAGGATCCGCTCCGTCTGTGGGCCGCGAGCGGTGGGTTGAGCTGTCTCTGCTCGCCGGCAAGAAATTCGATATGGTTAATGCAATCTTGTCCGAACCAGAATTCGGTGAGTTGGAAAGCAACGAACGCTTCGAAAGGCTGCTAGGAGCCCTGAATGCGAAGGGGAAGCCGGTTCGCAAGCTAGCTGTGAAGTCCCAAGCACAATCCTGGGTCCCGGAGGACAAATCAGTTAGCGTTAGCGTCAAAAAGGCAGGCAAGGCCATCACGATCGCCGTGAAGGAGATGGACGGCAGCCGCTTTGGTACGTGGATTTCCGATAATCTGGGCAACCTCTATGAGGCGTTCAGAAAGTCGGAGAAGACATCAACAGGAGACTGA
- the repA gene encoding plasmid partitioning protein RepA: MNVSSPVPTKIPLLFEKSILDQGDQISKKLHLLSMQRFPPHAKKNLRSFSLAEVAAYLGVSQSHLKKLHLEGKGPVPETSTSGRRSYSAEQMLELRQYLDQYGRSDARMYVPHRRPSEKLQILAVVNFKGGSGKTTTAAHLAQYLALTGHRVLAVDLDPQASLSSLHGFQPELDQTKSLYDAIRYDNEKVPLSEIIKPTNFPGLDIVPANLELQEFEYDTPLAMTDKSSNVGRAFFTRISTALMEVDDRYDVIVIDCPPQLGYLTITALTAATSVLITIHPQMLDVMSMGQFLLMLGNILEPIRAAGAEVNLEWYRYLVTRFEPTDQPQAQMVAFLHTLFGEFILKNQMLKSTAISDAGITKQTLYEVEKNAMTRSTYERAMEALDVVNGEIVALIHEAWGR, encoded by the coding sequence ATGAACGTGAGTTCGCCCGTTCCTACGAAAATCCCGCTGCTGTTCGAGAAAAGCATCCTCGATCAGGGCGACCAGATATCGAAGAAGTTGCACCTGCTTTCGATGCAGCGCTTCCCTCCCCACGCAAAGAAGAATCTTCGTTCGTTTTCGCTGGCGGAGGTTGCCGCCTACCTGGGGGTTTCTCAGAGCCATCTGAAGAAACTGCATCTGGAAGGAAAGGGACCGGTGCCTGAAACCTCGACGTCGGGCAGGCGCTCGTACAGTGCTGAGCAGATGCTTGAGCTGCGCCAGTATCTCGACCAGTACGGCCGATCTGACGCCCGCATGTATGTTCCCCATCGGCGACCGAGCGAGAAGCTTCAGATTTTAGCTGTGGTAAATTTCAAGGGCGGCAGCGGGAAGACCACTACCGCAGCCCACCTCGCCCAGTATCTTGCGCTTACCGGCCACCGTGTCCTAGCTGTTGACCTCGATCCGCAGGCGTCGCTTTCTTCGTTGCATGGGTTCCAACCTGAACTCGATCAGACGAAATCGCTTTACGACGCGATTCGTTATGACAATGAGAAGGTGCCTCTCTCGGAAATCATCAAGCCGACGAATTTCCCAGGCTTGGATATCGTCCCTGCTAACCTAGAGCTGCAGGAATTCGAATACGACACGCCTCTAGCAATGACGGACAAGTCTTCGAATGTGGGCAGGGCGTTTTTCACGCGCATCTCGACGGCATTGATGGAGGTCGACGATCGCTACGATGTCATAGTTATCGATTGTCCGCCGCAGCTTGGCTATCTGACGATCACCGCACTGACCGCTGCGACCTCAGTGTTGATCACGATCCATCCACAGATGCTCGATGTGATGAGCATGGGCCAGTTTCTACTGATGCTCGGGAACATCCTGGAGCCGATCAGGGCGGCTGGTGCGGAGGTGAATCTGGAGTGGTATCGCTATCTTGTTACCCGATTCGAACCCACGGATCAGCCGCAAGCGCAGATGGTGGCATTCCTGCATACGCTGTTCGGCGAATTCATCCTCAAGAACCAGATGCTGAAATCAACGGCGATTTCCGATGCGGGGATTACCAAGCAGACCCTCTACGAAGTCGAAAAGAATGCGATGACCCGGTCCACATACGAGCGGGCAATGGAAGCCTTGGACGTCGTTAATGGCGAAATCGTAGCTTTGATTCATGAAGCATGGGGGCGTTGA
- a CDS encoding site-specific integrase yields the protein MGNARNLMVSAAAIDPDDLPDIVDVVMEMGRPDEDPSPSPPVLDPLRASLPTHLEKLADRARDYVEAASSANTRRAYAADWKHFSAWCRRQSFDPLPPDPQVVGLYITAQASGSERVKKSVSTIERRLSSLTWNYTQRGQPLDRKDRHIATVLAGIRNKHAAPPRQKEAVLRDDLIAMLETLDRGTLRGLRDRAMLLLGFAGGLRRSEIVGLDLGRDQTEDGRGWIEFFPDKGVLVTLRGKTGWREVEIGRGSSDATCPVVALQTWLKLARIAHGPLFRRVTGQGKAVGAERLNDQEVARLVKRAALAAGLRGDLSEDERGQKFSGHSLRAGLASSAEVDERYVQKQLGHASAEMTRKYQRRRDRFRVNLTKASGL from the coding sequence ATGGGCAATGCCCGCAACTTGATGGTTTCCGCCGCCGCAATCGACCCAGATGACCTGCCGGACATTGTCGACGTCGTCATGGAGATGGGGCGGCCGGATGAAGACCCCTCCCCTTCCCCGCCGGTCCTCGACCCGCTGCGGGCATCGTTGCCTACGCATCTCGAAAAGCTCGCCGACCGCGCGCGTGATTATGTCGAGGCAGCCAGTTCAGCAAACACCCGTCGCGCCTACGCCGCCGACTGGAAGCATTTTTCCGCTTGGTGCCGGCGCCAATCGTTCGATCCGCTGCCGCCAGATCCACAAGTTGTCGGCCTCTACATCACCGCCCAGGCCTCGGGATCGGAGCGGGTCAAAAAGTCGGTGTCGACGATCGAGCGCCGCCTGTCGTCGCTGACTTGGAATTATACGCAACGTGGCCAACCGCTAGACCGCAAGGACCGCCATATCGCAACCGTCCTTGCTGGCATCCGCAACAAACACGCCGCCCCTCCCCGACAAAAGGAGGCCGTCCTGCGCGACGATCTCATCGCCATGCTGGAGACGCTCGACCGTGGCACGCTGCGCGGCCTGCGTGACCGCGCCATGCTACTTTTGGGATTCGCAGGCGGCTTGCGCCGCTCCGAAATCGTCGGCCTTGATCTTGGTCGCGATCAAACGGAGGACGGTCGCGGCTGGATTGAATTTTTCCCGGACAAGGGCGTGCTGGTTACGTTGCGAGGCAAGACCGGCTGGCGCGAGGTCGAAATTGGTCGCGGTTCGTCCGACGCCACCTGCCCGGTCGTCGCCCTGCAGACCTGGCTGAAGCTGGCCCGTATCGCGCATGGCCCCCTCTTCCGCCGCGTCACCGGTCAGGGCAAAGCGGTGGGGGCCGAGCGGCTGAACGATCAGGAGGTGGCGCGGCTGGTCAAACGCGCGGCCTTGGCCGCCGGCCTGCGCGGGGATCTTTCCGAGGACGAGCGCGGCCAAAAGTTTTCTGGCCATTCGCTGCGCGCTGGCCTCGCCTCCTCAGCCGAGGTCGACGAGCGTTATGTGCAAAAGCAGCTTGGTCACGCCTCGGCGGAGATGACTCGCAAGTACCAACGCCGGCGTGACCGTTTTCGGGTCAATCTGACCAAGGCGTCCGGTCTCTGA